In Cydia fagiglandana chromosome 16, ilCydFagi1.1, whole genome shotgun sequence, the following are encoded in one genomic region:
- the LOC134672095 gene encoding very long chain fatty acid elongase 7-like — MDYIVRAYDIVFYERADPRVLDWPLMGSPWPLFFIITTYLAVIKIILPAYMKNRPPYELRSIMKWYNVVQIIANAVVTWGIMTSGWTTTYHFGCVLPDYSLNPEPLRMLRFLWWTIILKLLELLETVFFLMRKKDGQASFLHVYHHCSSLTIIWAATKYVGGGITSFSPMINNAVHVIMYLYYLMSAEGSPVVKATLIKYKKWLTIVQMIQFTFMLVYSAQVFLPSCPASMGMPLLFFPNVIFIYYMFLNFFRESYVRKDKAELNGNRVKKSE; from the exons ATCCCCGCGTCCTAGACTGGCCGCTCATGGGCTCACCATGGCCTCTCTTCTTTATCATAACCACGTATCTGGCCGTCATCAAGATTATATTACCGGCCTATATGAAGAATAGGCCGCCTTATGAACTGCGAAGCATCATGAAGTGGTACAACGTGGTGCAAATTATCGCTAACGCCGTTGTTACTTGGGGG ATTATGACCTCCGGCTGGACAACGACCTACCACTTCGGCTGCGTGCTCCCCGACTACTCCCTCAACCCTGAACCGCTAAGGATGCTCCGGTTCCTATGGTGGACCATCATATTGAAGCTCCTGGAGTTGCTGGAGACGGTGTTCTTCCTCATGAGGAAGAAGGATGGGCAGGCGTCGTTCTTGCATGTCTACCATCATTGTAGCTCGCTCACTATTATTTGGGCCGCGACCAAATATGTTGGGG GTGGCATAACGTCCTTCTCGCCCATGATCAACAATGCCGTGCACGTCATAATGTACCTGTACTACCTTATGTCGGCCGAAGGCAGCCCGGTAGTCAAAGCGACACTcataaaatacaagaaatgGCTCACTATTGTGCAGATG atccaattcacattcaTGCTTGTGTACAGTGCACAAGTGTTCCTGCCGAGCTGCCCTGCGTCAATGGGCATGCCACTTCTATTCTTCCCTAAtgtcatatttatttactacatGTTTTTAAACTTCTTCAGGGAAAGTTACGTCAGGAAAGACAAAGCGGAATTAAATGGGAACAGAGTGAAGAAAtctgaataa